One Mus pahari chromosome 10, PAHARI_EIJ_v1.1, whole genome shotgun sequence genomic window, CATGTTTGTCTTTGGCTTTCCTGTGCTCTCAGGGGCGAGAGCAGAGGAAGTGGCAGGTTTGCTAGGGAGGCAGGGTGTCAGTGATGAGACTTTGGAGTCACCCCACCCTGCAGATACCATCAGTAAACTCTCAGGCTCCTTAGGCTGAACTTGGTGTGATAGAGTCATTCCCTTGGTCTGTTGGTATGCTACCTCAGGTAAACGGCTACCTCAGGCAAATGGCTCTCTCTTTGCTTTCCCCCAGGAAAGGTAACTTAAAGGGTATAAACAGATTTGCCATTTTTCCTTCTTGTATTTTTGTCATCGTGGTATTAACTGAATAAAATAAAGGCAGCTttagaaatgcattttaattacATTGTTATGTGACATTATTTGATGttttcagacagaaaaaaaatgtttgttatcATTATGAACCACCTGCTTCAACGTAGAGGCAGCCTATCTgcacaggaggaaaagaaaaagtatgaagATGTGTTCATTTATAGGAACACCAAGAAACagcagacattttattttgagtatGTACTGCAGTGGAATGTATGGTTCTGCCATGTTCTTGATTTGGGTCTCtatattattttcaatttcaatttaaaacatttttacatcCTTTACAAAATGAATTATGGGGCAAGCAAGCTGGCTCCGtgggagcttgctgccaagcctgacaacctaaattCAGTCCTCAGACCCTGCAGTGGTGGAGGAGCCAGCTCTAGAATGCTGCTCTGACTTCTCTGTATTCATTGTGGCATGCAAGAGCGTACAGaaataagatataaataaaaaaaattaaagtgtaacTTTTAAGATTCCACATGACTTTCCCCCGACCATTGGAATATTACAGTTTCAagtaacaaaagataaaaataaaaacactgcagACTAAATCTACTGATAAGCACACATTGAGCACATTTAATTGCCACAGTCATCAGCAAGTTCTGAGGTCACATCTTCAGCTCAGAACTCAGTAAGAAGGTGTCACTGAGTGAGCTCTGGGATTTCCCTGTTATCCACAATGAGGGTATGGAtaatcccttctctcttcttcccgcTGCTCACGGCTTTTATGTAACAGCTGTGGTCCCCAACGCTGAAGTGGGTCTCAGTCCCGTCATCTACAAACTCGCCCTAGGACAGCAGCGAAGGAGGAAGTGTCAGGGTGCAGAAAGCTCTTTGTCCGAGCAGTGACATCATCTTAAAGCACTCGTGGCATAACGCAATAGTACATGGGTAAAATGTGAAGCATTGCAGACTCAGAGTTTAAAGTTTGTGTATACATGCTTTTACGCTTCTGTTATAAGTTAAAAGTTTCTTTCCTCATGATCAgtaattgttttgatttttgaaacaggatatTCCTCTGTAGCCAAGTTTAGGGTAAGCCAGAACTTGCCGTGTAGCACAGACTGACCTTCatctctgatcctcttgcctcttctttctttcttatttacttttttttttttttacttatttaccattttttaatggtttatttatttattgtatacgAGTTCTCTATCTGCCtatatacctgcatgccagaagagggcattagatcacattatagatggttatgagccaccatctaaatgctgggaattgaactcaggacctctggaagagcaggcattTTCTCTTAaccggtgagccatctctccagctccacctctGCCTTCTTAATTTCATCTTTACAATGACCATGGTAGAAGTACTCTTATTAtgcccactttacagatgagaaaattgaggcAGATGACTTGAATATGCCACTCTGCAAGGAAAGTACTCCCAACCAGTTCAAAATTCTACTTCCATTGGGGTATAAAGTAATTTATAATAACATACACTTAGTAACTAAAACTAGACATCACTAGTTCTACTGAGCCCTTGATATGTGTCTTCTTAGAAATGAAATTTACAtcagacatttaaaatatctaatctGCAACCTAGTGTGGACCTGCTAATAATGTATATAACTCACTGTTAACTTCCGCTATTGATTGCATGATAAATTATaactccttccttctgcttttttgaaatagggtcttattCTGTGGCCCAGGCAGTAATCCTCCTACCCCAAGCTCTCCAGCATTCTCCCAACCAAATGTATGAGCCTCCATCCTTGGcttaacagttttgtttttgttttttgttttttgtttttttttgagacagggtttctctgtgtagccctggctgtcctggaactcactttgtagaccaggctgacctcgaactcagaaatctgcctgcctctgcctcctgagtgctgggattaaaggtgtgcgccaccacacccggctgatttAACAGTCTTGATAAACTGATTTAAATTAaggatattaaaattaataaactaatttttTAGCATGCCtgctaaaaaaaaagttaaaatcacAATGAGAGTTGGTATTCATGGTTCACATTCTATTTCTACTGAACAGCACTCatctacaaaaagaaaatgaaaacggAAAATTCCAGAGGAAGAGAGCCTTGAGtggaggttctcaacctgtgggtctcgacccccttGGAGGTtgaacaaactttttttttttttttggtttttcaagacagggcttctctgtgtagccttggctatcctggaattcactttgtagaccaggctggcctcgaactcagaaatctgcctgcctctgcctctgctgggattaaaggtgtgcgccacgatgcccagcttttttttgttgttgttgaacaacctttcataggggttgcctaagaccatcaggaagcacacacacttacattaTTACAcacaacagtagcaacattacagtgatggagtagcaacaaaaccAACTTTATGGTTAGGGAGTCACCAtgacataaggaactgtattaaaagggtcACAAAATTAGGAAGATTGAAAAGGCCTTagagggtagaaaaaaaaaaaaaaactatgtcagaaaacaagaaaatcgAGAGGCTTCCAGGAGAAGCGAAGGGGAGAAGCACCAGGCTTGGTGCTAGGCCCACAGGTACCTGACCACATGCATGGTACAGATTGCCCTTCTACACGGGGCTGTGTGGGCCTGAAGAGCTCTGTGAACTTCCGCAGGAGCAGAGTGTCTATGGGCAGCTTTAGTCACTGCTATAGACATTTCTCTCCAGGCCACATGGATGCCAGCAGAGCCGAGGACAGTGGAGCCTGGCTGGCTTCCATAAATGAGGAGCCTCCTTTCTTCTGCCTTGACAACACTGCTCTCCTGGCCTTTGTGTCTACCTCCAAGTCATCTGACTCTGGGTGCATTACTACTTctttaatgagaaagaaagagagagaaagagcgagaAAGTGCTactcaaatctctgtgagttcgaggccagcctggtctacagagtgagttctaggacagctagacctacacagagataccttgtctcaaaaacaaacaaaaataataaataaaaacaaaaacaccgcATTTTTAGGAATATACCATGTGCTTTGAGAATATGGGCCACACCTTCCTACCTAAGTGTGATCTGAGGTTAGTAGCATTGCAGCTTAGAGGATGGAAAGCTAGAATTTGTATATCATCAGAATGGGGGGGGGCGTGAGGGTGGGGCATGAGATTTCTAGAGGAACAAACAGGATTGGAGGAGGAACTGTTAAATGTGAGCACTTCTCAGTAAGAAAGCCTAGCAGGAAGAGGCAAGGTAGAGTGTGTGGCTGTGCCAACTCAGCCCACAGATTGATTGCAAACTTTCACTGCCCCAGGGACTGTCTGGCAAAGACTTTCAGAACTTGGTGTAAAAAAATtattactggggctggagagatggctcagtggttaagagcactgctcttccagaggtcctgagttcaattcccagcaaccacatggtggctcacaatcatctgtaatgggatctgatgccctcttctggtgtgtctgaagacagctacagtgtactcatataaaataaataaataaatctttaaaaaaaattattgttctGCCTTTTGGTTTTGCTATGATTCCCTTGGTTAACTTTTAAAGTACAGAATTAGAACTTGGTTGTGGTAGTTCAACACTTGCAACCCCAATGAtgaggaggttgaggcaagaggattgagtttgaggttagctccaaaaaaagagaaagtactaaaataagaaaatgcagtAACATTCGGTCACTTATAACATGTGCAGTGCTAGGAATCATTAATGACAGGAATAACAATAAATAACTTACCGCTGTCTCTATTATTTTACCGTTACACCACACATCCATAGTGTTTTTTTCTGTAAAAGCAACAATATTGAAGCATTATAATTCTATTACTCGAAGTTAACTTTTTACATGTGTTTTAATttgtgtaggagtgttttgcttgcatatatgtctgtgtactacatgtgtgccaggtgcccacagaggccagaagagggtgccagattcccCTGGAACAATTCTACATCAAATAAAAACGTGGCCTGAAACTCCAAGGTTTTTACATACCTGCCAGGTGCTGGACCCCTGGCTACAGCTTCAGCtctatgctttgttttaaaattcccCTTTGAACTGGTCCTAAATATCCTTCCTTGTTAAACAATGAGCGAAATAAAACTTTTCATGTTTATTGTTCTCCtggcaaacaaaaccaaccaaaagtCTTGTGGGTTGAGTGATGGTCTGCCCACAGAGCCGCATGAGAAACATACGGTGCTTGCGATCTCTGTCTTATTCAAATTTTCCACTTACCTCTATGGAGAGGGTAATCAAATCGCCACTATAAACTCTAATATGGCCTGCACAAGTTCAAGCTAGATGGGGTTACAGAGGGGCAAGTGGAATACAGTCTCCCATCCCTAACCGAGAAACAATCTCCCACCGACAGCTGCttgcaaagaaaaatatcagttttctccaaaggagaCTCCCTGGGTATGTAAACCACACTAAGGGTGGACCTCACACCCAGCAGATGACCGACAAAACACACTCAGTGGTGTTTTTgtagattattattttctttgtctcgTATTGCTTTTTCTAGGCTTTAAAAAAGATCTTACTGATCTTTTGCTTGTATGTtatcatttccaattttgtgtgtttattgattgcgtttatgtgtttgtgtttatctctctgtgtgcttcttgtgattcttccaaaatttaaattctcttttataaagagatggagaaagatagcatggggattgcatttttaatatataagacAAACCTAAATCATTCCACAGAAACAACCCCGACTTACCCAAAACAATTCTAAAGTCCTTGTCATCCAAGTGCAGTACCCATGTGTTGGTAGTTTTAGATCTGTTCTCCACGAATTTCCTAAAGCTTTTCCCATCAATTTCCAGAGTGTAATTAAAACCACAACCTTTGCCAGAAACTATACGTATGGTGGCTTTGGTTTTTGCAACTCCAACACAGAAGGTTTCTTTGCCCACTAACGGGAACATCCACTCTCTTCTTATCACTTCCTAGATGATGAAATAGAACAGATTAACACATGCAAAGGAAGggacttttaatatttaacatttgagAAATGATAAGACCTTCAAGGTGATTGAGGCGGTCTCTTCAGAGTGActctcataggctcatatgtttgaacgcttagtcaccagggaatggaactatttgaaaagattgtaaggattagggggtgtggcctttgggagtgggtgtggccttgttggagaaagtgtgtcactggaggcaggctttaaggtttcaaaagcctacaccATGGGGCTGAAGCGATggatcagaagttaagagcactgactgctcttccagaggttctgagttccattcccagcaatcacatggtggctcaccaccatctataatggtatctgatgccctcttcaggtgtgtctgaagacagctacagtgtattcatacataaaataaataaataaatcttaaaaaaagaaaaaagaaaaaagcccacaccaggcccagtcttCCTGCTACCCATAGATCAGGATCTGACTCTCAACTACATCTCGAGCACCACTCCTGCCATGCCTGATGCCAGGCTGCCCATCATGCTGATAATAAACTAAACTtgagaaactgtaagcaagttctAGCTAAACGTTCTCTTTtgtaagtgttgccttggtcatggtgtctcttcacagcaatagaataaagaataaaacagattaaaagccaatgttattttactttatgaattCATAatataaaggtttaaaaaaatcatttgctgggagtggtggcacatggctttaatccagcacttggggagaAAGATGGAAGTGGGTttctgtaagtttaaggccagcttgtctacatagttccagaccagccagggctacacagtgaaatcctgtctgaaACGAAAAAGTCAGTTTTAGTTTAAATACCAGGTTCCATAGTCTTGTATTCTGTAACTGCCATTAGATTGCTTtatacaggaaaaataaataggTGAGAAATCCTAACCATTGACAACAAAACGCTCTGACCTGGCAGAAACTACACTGATAAGACAAAAACAAGtttcagggatggagagatagctcagtggttatgagcacttgctgttcttccaaaggacccaggttcaatccccaggacccatatgaaagctcacaattgcctgtcaCTGCAGACTCGggggagatctgatgccttatTCTGTCTTCAGAGGGTACCAGGCACGCACGAGGTGTGCCTGCACACTTAGGTGAAACATCTTTACACAtaagaagtaaataataaaagctTAAGAAAGCGAGCTTCACTGcgtgtagtggcacacacttttagtcccagacccaggggaggcagaggcagaaggatctctgtgagtttgaggccagccctgtcTATATATaacaagttacaggacagctagTGCTACATAGAGAGGGCctatgaggggaggggagatggcaaggtgggagggtgggagggcgAGCGAGCACTTCTCTGTAGCATATTTTATAAAGTCACATTATGTTTTCCTACCTTCCCATCCACGTACACAACTCGTTTTCCTGATGTGGTTCCATGTTCAAATTCAACCTTGTGGATTCCATCACTTAAAATAACATCCCAGAGAGCTgcaacatttttcattttccccaGGCTACATAGGGGGCAAAGGGAACAGAAACAAAGCCATTAAAATGGGCCAAAACAgaataactaattaattaatcctCCCAAGATGTAAAtaatcagttttgtttttaaagatagggtgctatgtgttccaggctggcttcaacttACGATGCAAGCCTGGGTTTGCAAGTCTAAGGTTGATCTTGGGACCCTTGTAAgtatggaaggaaagaaatggatcCATGGAATTATCCTCTGGGTTCCACATGTGCTTCATAATACACACCCCAACATACATGCGTTCTTTAATTTCTCGCAGCCATATTCCTTCCTGATAAATGTCAGCTTTAACGCCTCAAGTCATCGTCTATTTGAACCGATTTTCACCAGATGCTgccccaggcaggcatggtggcacacacctgcaattccagagtttggaaggtagaggcaggagggtatcaggagttcaaggttgttTTCTGTGATATTGCCATGTGAGACCTTAtctaaatcaaaccaaaccacagCACAACACAAAGACATCGTCCTTGCCAGTGGATTTGGCTGGACAGCAGCAGTATGCTTTGTGATGGCTGATGTGACAGATGACTAGAAGGAAGTCTCTGTTGTTAAttgtcctcttttatttttatttttaactaacaGCCTCCGCTTTAAATGCatgtatttcaaatatattttagactccccttccccctgtaaaacaataattaaaacaacCGACTCATTAGGGCCTTGAGCATGCCAGCAAGCATTTCGGGGTGTTGGCTTGAGAGAGGTTCACTCACCTCCAGAGGTGTTCAGGCAAGGCTCTCTCTACCATGTAGGCTGGCCTCAGCGTCCTCGGTGCTGGGGTGACAGATGCCAGCCGcctatcctgtttttgtttttccttctgtttcctcagCCTTCTATGTGTTCGTCTTATTATTTCCCTTCCTTACTTTTTGTTTCACTTCATTgcttttaaaggatttattcatttgcGTGTGTAGATAGATGTGTGGGTTCCTGTGCAtaagtgtgtgggggtgtgcgTGCTGTCTGTCAAGTGTGTTCGGTCCCTGTCTGTTCCTGTGAGGCAGGGGCTCTCCTTGGACTTggatcttgtgttttcttttctttccttccttccttctttccttccttcctcctttccttccttccttcttcctttcttctttcttattcattttacatgctGATCACTGTCCCCCCTACTGGTTCCTTGATcactcctcccctttctctctgagaatggagaccccccccccaggatccCCCCACCTGGCACATGGAATCTCTGTAGGGGTAggcacttctcccactgaggccagacaagacagctgaGTTAGGGGAATGGATTCACGGATTCTACAGACAAGTAACAACTTTAGGGAcatccctgctccagttgttcaggacctgCATGAAGaaaaagctgcacatctgctacatatgtgtgtggtcctaggtccagcctgtgtatgctctttggttggtggttcggtctctgagagccccaagggtccaggttagttgactctgttggttttcctgtagagttcctatccccattgggaccctcaatcctttccccaactcttccatacgAGTCCCTTAGCTCCATCCaaggtttggctgtgggtctctgcatctgtccgagtcagctgctgggtggaactgGGTACCAGCAAACCccagtcatcctcctgtctctgttgccCTAGAGCTGgggataaaggcatgtgccggATGCCCTGGTATGTTACCTGGGTTTTAGGATCTGAGCTCTGGTCCCTGTCGTAatgcagcaagtgttcttaacggATCAGGCGTCCCTCCACCCTAGTATTATAAAGGTGACAGATAGACACAAATATAACAACACCAGGCAACTTGTATACACAACTCTCATCAGTGTAGAGAGCATCCAGACTAAAAAGCATAAACCTTCAGAGTTAAAATGCATCATGGATAAAATGGACTTTAGAGACATCTATAGCTGATTTCATTTAACATCTGTAGAATACATAttcttctcaggagacagaatttctttaaaataccatttttttaGGCCACAAATCttaacacaaacaacaaaactgaagtaatttctttttattatatcagCTCACAATGGAATGAAACTAGAAATAAGAGGCAAGgcaagggctggagatatggctcagcggttaagagcactgacagctcttccagaggtcctgagttcaattcccagcaaccacatggtggctcacaaccatctgtaatggaatctgatgtcctttttggtgtgtctgaa contains:
- the LOC110328634 gene encoding fas apoptotic inhibitory molecule 1-like, which codes for MKNVAALWDVILSDGIHKVEFEHGTTSGKRVVYVDGKEVIRREWMFPLVGKETFCVGVAKTKATIRIVSGKGCGFNYTLEIDGKSFRKFVENRSKTTNTWVLHLDDKDFRIVLEKNTMDVWCNGKIIETAGEFVDDGTETHFSVGDHSCYIKAVSSGKKREGIIHTLIVDNREIPELTQ